Proteins encoded in a region of the Lepeophtheirus salmonis chromosome 6, UVic_Lsal_1.4, whole genome shotgun sequence genome:
- the LOC121119673 gene encoding pyridoxal 5'-phosphate synthase subunit SNZERR: MQESNGNDNQKVEGTFTVKTGLAQMMKGGLIMDVINAEQAKIAEEAGACAVMALERVPADIRKDGGVARMSDPRLIKEIQAAVTIPVFAKVRIGHFVEAQILEALKVDMIDESEVLTPADDQHHIDKTGFKVPFVCGARNLGEALRRIAEGAAMIRTKGEAGTGNVINAVHHARCINKEIRAAQFMDGSELFSYAKSLGVPIDLLRETAKLGRLPVVNFAAGGLATPADASLLMQLGVDGCFVGSGIFKSNNPKKRAHAMVQAVTHYKDPLKLAEISEDLGEAMVGINCEEITIKWEERESMMKKA; encoded by the exons ATGCAAG AATCTAATGGAAATGATAACCAAAAGGTAGAAGGTACCTTTACCGTCAAAACTGGACTTGCACAAATGATGAAAGGCGGTCTCATCATGGATGTCATCAATGCTGAGCAAGCCAAAATTGCAGAAGAAGCTGGA GCTTGTGCCGTCATGGCTCTTGAAAGAGTGCCAGCAGATATTCGAAAGGATGGTGGAGTAGCTCGAATGTCAGATCCTAGa TTAATCAAGGAGATTCAGGCTGCAGTCACCATCCCTGTTTTCGCCAAAGTACGAATTGGACACTTTGTTGAAGCACAAATTCTGGAAGCCCTCAAGGTTGATATGATTGACGAATCAGAAG tgcTTACACCAGCAGATGATCAGCATCACATCGACAAAACTGGATTTAAAGTTCCATTTGTTTGTGGAGCAAGGAACCTTGGAGAGGCTCTACGTCGTATTGCTGAAGGTGCTGCCATGATTCGCACTAAGGGAGAGGCTGGAAcag GCAATGTCATTAATGCAGTTCATCATGCTCGATGCATTAACAAAGAAATTCGAGCTGCACAATTCATGGATGGATCAGAGTTATTCTCATATGCAAAATCCCTTGGTGTCCCCATTGATTTGTTGCGTGAAACTGCTAAACTAGGACGACTTCCCGTTGTTAATTTTGCTGCTGGCGGTCTTG ctaCACCAGCCGATGCTTCCTTGCTCATGCAATTGGGAGTGGATGGATGTTTTGTTGGATCtggaatatttaaaagtaataaccCAAAGAAACGTGCACATGCCATGGTACAGGCTGTTACACACTATAAAGATCCTCTAAAACTAGCTGAAATTAGTGAGGACCTTGGAGAAGCTATGGTAGGGATCAACTGTGAAGAGATCACAATCAAATGGGAAGAGCGAGAGAGCATGATGAAGAAAGCATAA
- the LOC121119672 gene encoding LOW QUALITY PROTEIN: cilia- and flagella-associated protein 58-like (The sequence of the model RefSeq protein was modified relative to this genomic sequence to represent the inferred CDS: deleted 2 bases in 1 codon) has protein sequence MSENENNLGEDLLQDADPDSFSCISETEDISGATSLGNDDDAAYLALCSEIREVLAELAQDKAMDAFRGEYEKLFNALEKSHCREKRLGTKCQELQSEIASQAAKVDAINDKSLEDKENIASLKKEIDKAWKIVDITQEREERARETIEALNTEIQNLSKTVEEKTLGAEDTNVNELRKLRDELIAQKDSLSNEVSKLKERVKQLTEENETLGIDKESLETSIHQLKDDLSSRTNEMNREIRRKERTEREVKTLKVDVERKRNEIKLVEETNNQMKEHISQFEKSLSDQKLINSEAEKSVESLKERLNTLQRSFETQSSTISQLEQENISKCGELSNKEEIINRMKSEKSVLGKNLEEFKKSKEANDKVIKEAQDEKNQLKEETKKAMTSINEIKRQLIVEKKRGEKLKSEITTKDLETKRNDEVLVRLKREIKNKIRELTDLKRQIAEMERISDKQNCFVMKVEEERDRQILESSSLTKKIESLMDNLRDSEGTSYNYQKRISSIESTLNQQQTIYQAVRNDRIALNRSLAESKDENSDLKTKLRVLNHQFDQLKEEITVKEKNLAKETHERIRISKAMNQMNIELNNKKITKQSNDELSVANKKYKMLEERYSQLEHTSKDESKKLERSITEKNMLDEQLGKRNEEVTTLKKKVGLQENILARGESMYREREEDIRILKGEIQRLYREAEYLNKGNAIVNELRKEVLQLQRDLLREKCKVKTLETELENPINVHRWRRLEGIDPPNLELVQKTHALQKKTNSEARTVDREGFDNQRKGTTISGCSNYNSKAARSGSDRRCSKSQVKSPKENRFCEAINDRAKYVHHQRRGA, from the exons ATGTCtgagaatgaaaataatcttgGGGAAGATTTATTACAAGATGCAGATCCTGATAGCTTTAGCTGTATATCTGAAACTGAAGATATATCTGGAGCAACATCCCTTGGAAACGACGATGATGCTGCCTATCTTGCTCTTTGTTCGGAAATTCGTGAAGTTTTGGCTGAACTTGCTCAAGACAAGGCCATGGATGCCTTCCGTGGAGAGTATGAGAAGCTCTTTAATGCACTTGAGAAATCTCATTGTCGAGAAAAAAGACTTGGAACAAAGTGTCAGGAGCTTCAGTCGGAAATAGCGAGTCAAGCTGCAAAAGTAGATGCAATAAATGATAAATCTTTGGAAGATAAAGAAAACATTGCGAGTTTAAAGAAGGAGATAGACAAAGCATGGAAGATAGTGGATATTACGCAAGAACGAGAGGAAAGGGCACGAGAAACAATTGAAGCTCTCAATACTGAGATACAGAACCTCTCCAAAACAGTTGAGGAGAAGACCCTTGGAGCTGAAGATACTAATGTAAATGAATTGAGGAAACTTCGAGACGAGCTTATTGCACAAAAGGATTCGCTCTCCAATGAAGTATCAAAGTTAAAGGAGAGAGTTAAACAACTAACAGAGGAGAATGAGACTCTTGGAATAGATAAAGAATCTTTGGAAACAAGTATTCATCAGCTAAAAGATGACTTATCATCTAGAACTAATGAGATGAATAGAGAAATTCGAAGGAAGGAAAGAACAGAAAGAGAGGTTAAGACTTTAAAAGTAGATGTTGAGAGGAAACGGAATGAAATAAAGCTAGTAGAAGAGACAAATAATCAGATGAAAGAACATATATCTCAATTTGAAAAGAGTTTATcagatcaaaaattaattaattctgaGGCAGAAAAAAGTGTCGAGTCCCTTAAAGAAAGATTGAATACTCTTCAACGTTCCTTTGAGACACAATCTAGTACAATATCCCaattagaacaagaaaatattagtaaatgtGGCGAGCTTAGTAATAAGGAAGAGATCATTAATAGAATGAAATCAGAGAAATCtgttcttggaaaaaatttagaagagtTTAAAAAGAGTAAGGAGGCAAATGATAAAGTGATTAAAGAGGCCCAGGATGAAAAGAATCAACTCAAAGAGGAAACGAAGAAAGCAATGACTTctatcaatgaaataaaacgGCAACTAATCGTTGagaaaaaaagaggagaaaaattgaaatccGAAATAACTACAAAAGATCTTGAAACAAAGCGAAATGATGAGGTATTGGTCCGTTTAAAAcgagaaataaaaaacaaaatacgaGAATTGACTGACTTAAAGAGACAAATAGCTGAAATGGAAAGGATATCAGATAAGCAGAATTGTTTTGTTATGAAAGTGGAAGAAGAAAGAGATAGACAGATCTTAGAGTCTTCTTCCCTAACTAAAAAAATCGAGAGTCTAATGGACAACTTGAGAGATTCTGAAGGGACTTCCTACaactatcaaaaaagaataTCCTCCATAGAATCCACGTTAAACCAACAACAAACTATTTATCAAGCAGTAAGAAATGATCGTATAGCTTTAAACCGCTCACTTGCAGAGTCTAAAGACGAAAACTCagatttgaaaacaaaattaagagtTTTAAATCATCAGTTTGATCAATTAAAAGAAGAGATCAcagtgaaagaaaaaaacttagcTAAGGAGACTCATGAAAGGATTCGAATATCAAAGGCAATGAATCAAATGAACATAGagcttaataataaaaaaataaca aaacaatCCAATGATGAATTGAGTGTggcaaacaaaaaatacaaaatgttggAAGAAAGATATTCTCAACTTGAACATACTTCAAAAGATGAATCTAAGAAACTTGAACGATCAATTACAGAGAAGAACATGTTAGACGAACAATTGGGAAAGCGCAATGAAGAAGTTACTACCTTGAAGAAGAAGGTGGGTCTTCAGGAAAACATATTAGCTCGTGGAGAGTCCATGTATCGCGAGAGAGAGGAGGATATTCGTATATTAAAGGGAGAGATTCAGAGATTGTATCGGGAAGCTGAATATCTAAATAAGGGAAATGCAATCGTTAACGAATTAAGAAAGGAAGTTCTGCAGTTACAACGAGATTTGTTAAGGGAGAAATGTAAGGTAAAAACACTAGAAACGGAGTTGGAAAACCCAATAAATGTTCATAGATGGAGACGATTAGAAGGTATTGATCCACCTAATTTAGAGCTTGTTCAAAAGACGCAtgcattgcaaaaaaaaactaattcagaGGCAAGAACAGTTGATAGAGAAGGATTTGATAATCAAAGAAAAGGAACAACTATATCAGGATGCTCAAATTACAATAGCAAGGCAGCCAGATCCGGATCTGATCGaag ATGTTCAAAGAGTCAAGTCAAATCTCCGAAGGAAAACAGATTTTGTGAAGCAATTAATGACAGAGCTAAATATGTACATCACCAAAGACGAGGAGcataa